GCGATCGGTGTTGCCATCGGCCTGATCTCTGTGCCGCTCGGTGGCGGGATGGGCATCGCACTCGGCAGCGCGGCCGGTCCGCTGCTGATCGGTCTCATCCTTGGTCGCATGGAGCGCACCGGGCCGATCGTGTGGACCATGCCGATGGCCGCCAACCTCACGATCCGCCAACTCGGTCTCGTGATCTTCCTCGCCGCGGTGGGGCTCGCATCCGGACAGGCCTTCGCACAGACGGCATTCACGCTCACCGGGCTCACCATCGCCGTCATTGCCACGGTGGTGCTCACGGCCATCCTGTTATTGCTGTGGTGGTGGAACCGCGTCACCGGCATGTCCTCCGCGCGCGCCGCGGGCGCCATCGCCGGATTCGTCGGTCAGCCCGCGATCCTTAGCCACGTGAATTCGCTGGTCGATGACTCGCGCACGAACTCGGGCTACGCGGCCCTGTTCGCGGTCGGCATCATCGTGAAGATTCTGCTGGTGCAGGCGGTCGTCGCGCTGTAGGTCGCGGTTGGAGACGGTCGGCCTCCCGACGTCAGGTTCGGACGAGTTCCACCGGGCTGATGCGGCGGATGCGCGAGGCCAGCGCGAAGACCAGCACAAAGGCGAGCAGAATGAGCGCCAGCACGAGCACAATCGCCCACGACACATCCACCGGGAGGGATGCTTGCACGAGGCCGATGCCGCTCAGCATTGCCGAGACGAGCGAATCGAGGAAGCCGAAGCCAGCCAAGGCACCGAGCACTCCCCCGAGCGCGACCACGGGCACGTACGCGAGGGCGGTCTGCACCGCGAGCTCGACCCACGTGTACCCGATCGCCCGACGGACGCCGAAATCGCGTCGCTGCTGGACCAACAGGGTGCTCACCATCAGGCTCAGGATGATCGCGATCACGGCGATGGTGATCCCGAGGATCGCTGCCGAGAGCCCCGCGGCCATCGACACGTAGGTGACCGATTGTCCCTGCACGTTGGCCCGGTAGTCGATGATTTCCGCGACCTCGGACGCGTACTGCTCCTCGATGTCGTCGATCACGGGGCCGGTCTCGTAGCCCTCCTCGAGGTAGATCGCGACGGTGTTGTGCTCGAAGGTGGCGTCGGCGCGGACCGCACCGGCCGTGGTCAAGCTGCCCTCCATACCGAGCGACCTACTCGACTGCGTGAGGCCGGTGATCAGGTAGTCCTCGGTGCCACTGTTGATCGTGACCGGAATCGTGTCCCCGACTCCCGCATCCAACACCTCGCTCGCCTTCGCGCCGATCGCGATCTCGTTATCGTGAAGGGGATAACGACCCTCAAGAATCGTCGAGAGGTCGAGCAAGTCGTAGTCGTCGGTCACCATGAGCGCGATCTGAGTCCCCTCGCTCGTGCCGTTGGCCGTCGATTTCGGGAAGGCCTTGCGCACGCCCTCCATCTGCGCGAGGTCGTCGGCGAAGGCGTCTTCCGCCGCGATGCCCTCTGCCGGGTACACGGAGACTGCCTCGTAGTCGCCCGCGATGAGGTGCGTGAACCCGACCGGGTCGTTCGCGATGTTTTTCACCGCGGCGAGTGCGAACATCGAGGCGAACGTCACGAGCGCGACGATGACCGTGATCGACACGACCTGCGCGGGGTTCTGCAGGAGCTGCTTGAGCCCGAGCGTCCCCAGCAGCGGCCCTCGCGTCGTCTCGAGCGGCAGAGGGTTGCGCTTGAAGCTGTGGGTGAGGATCCCGCCACGCAGCGCGGTCACCGGTGGGATGCGCTTGACTCGTCGGGTCGACAGCAGGGTCGAGACGACAATGGTGCCGACCAGGATGACGATCGCGAGTGCGAGCCCCAGCGGATTGAAGCTCGATTGCCACAGGATGCCGGACTGCGTCGAGAGCATGTTCTCGACGATCGGCATGAACGCGTACGACAATCCGACCCCGAGAAACACCGCGAGCAGACCGACCCCGGCAAACGTCACGAGGAAGCTCCCGCGGATCTGCGCCACGCTCACGCCGATCGCTTTCATCGTGCCGATACCCTGGAGGTCACGCTCGATCGTATTGCGGCAGACATATCGCAGCACGAGCGCGGTGACGGCCGCCAGGATGACCGCAAACGCGGTGAGGATGGCCGAGGTGACGTTGGAGCCGATCGTTGCCGCCATGCGCATCGTGTCGAGCGTGCTGCCGCTGAACGGCAGTTGCGTGTTCGCTGGAAGCGCCGCCAGAATCTCTTCGGACACGTCGGCGAGCACCGCCTCGGCGTCGGCGGGATCGTGGGTCATGGCGCTGATGAACGAGCCCATCGGCGGCGATTGCTCGGCCAGAAAGTCATCGTAGGCGTCAGTGTGGAGCGCGAGTCCCTGGTTCCCCATCGAGATGCTCCCGAGCGATGGGCTCTCGAAGAACCCCTGCACGGTAAACCGGTACGTCGCGCCGATCCCCTCGACCTTGAACGCGTCGCCCAGCGCATACCCGCCGCTATCGCGCCACTGCACCGGCACGTAGGCACCGTCCGCGAATTCCTCCGTCGCAGCCTCGACGACGCCAAGCCTCGAGAGCCCGCGGAACGCGTCCACGTCGAGCGCGGTCATGAGGGCGGTCTGCTCCGAGTCACCGAACGAGAAGGTGCCGAGAAAAACGGGAGCTGACTCAACCTGATACTCGGAGACACGGTCGTCGCCAGCGAGCGCATCCTCGGCGATCTCGGCCGATTCGTCATCGACCAGCAGCATTTCGAGGTCGGGGGTGCGCAGTTCGTCGAAGCGTTCCTCGAGCCCGCGCGGAAAGTCGACCGCGGTGACCACCCCGAGGTTGATGAGGGCGGCCGCCAACAGCGTCAATAGCCCCATGGCAATCACCTGCATGGGTTGCTTGCGCAGACTTCGCAGCGCCAGGAGCCACGTGGTGCCCATCATTACCAGCCCATCTCGTCGAGAAATCGAGTCAGCGCGTCGACGCGCGGCGAGTCGTCGGTGAGCGATCGCGGCAGCTCAAGCTCGCCGTTGATGACGCCGTCCCGGAGATAGCAGATGCGGTTTCCGCGAATCGCGGTGCGCACGTCGT
This DNA window, taken from Gulosibacter molinativorax, encodes the following:
- a CDS encoding ABC transporter permease; protein product: MMGTTWLLALRSLRKQPMQVIAMGLLTLLAAALINLGVVTAVDFPRGLEERFDELRTPDLEMLLVDDESAEIAEDALAGDDRVSEYQVESAPVFLGTFSFGDSEQTALMTALDVDAFRGLSRLGVVEAATEEFADGAYVPVQWRDSGGYALGDAFKVEGIGATYRFTVQGFFESPSLGSISMGNQGLALHTDAYDDFLAEQSPPMGSFISAMTHDPADAEAVLADVSEEILAALPANTQLPFSGSTLDTMRMAATIGSNVTSAILTAFAVILAAVTALVLRYVCRNTIERDLQGIGTMKAIGVSVAQIRGSFLVTFAGVGLLAVFLGVGLSYAFMPIVENMLSTQSGILWQSSFNPLGLALAIVILVGTIVVSTLLSTRRVKRIPPVTALRGGILTHSFKRNPLPLETTRGPLLGTLGLKQLLQNPAQVVSITVIVALVTFASMFALAAVKNIANDPVGFTHLIAGDYEAVSVYPAEGIAAEDAFADDLAQMEGVRKAFPKSTANGTSEGTQIALMVTDDYDLLDLSTILEGRYPLHDNEIAIGAKASEVLDAGVGDTIPVTINSGTEDYLITGLTQSSRSLGMEGSLTTAGAVRADATFEHNTVAIYLEEGYETGPVIDDIEEQYASEVAEIIDYRANVQGQSVTYVSMAAGLSAAILGITIAVIAIILSLMVSTLLVQQRRDFGVRRAIGYTWVELAVQTALAYVPVVALGGVLGALAGFGFLDSLVSAMLSGIGLVQASLPVDVSWAIVLVLALILLAFVLVFALASRIRRISPVELVRT